CTGGTAAAGATGGCCTTTAAAGTCTACAATGGCCGTGAGGATTTGGCAGAATCAGCCGACAGGCTCGGATGCACCAGAAGGTGGCCCTCCAGACCCAAGCCCTCGTGGACGCCCTGCGGCCGGCCATCTCCCATGGACAACATCCACGGAACCCGCCGAAGGCAACCCCACCAGGGGCCTGCTTCAAGTGTGGAAAAGAGGGGCACTGGGCTCGCCAATGTCCCAATCCCCGACCTCCTTCTAAGCCCTGTCCCAGCTGCGGGCTAACGGGCCACTGGAAGAGTGACTGCCCTACGACTGGCCCTCCCTCAGCGTCTCCACGCGGGGGGCAGGCCGTCCCAACGGCATTACCACTCGAACTGCTGGGATTGGCTGACGACTGACGGCGCCCGGACTCGAAGACCCCCATCACCCTCGCCGAGCCCAGGGTAACGCTACAGGTAGCGGGTAAGTCCATCTCATTTCTGGTGGACACGGGGCTACCTATTCGGTCCTGCCTACCTATTCCGGGCCAGTTTCTCCTTGCCAGATCTCAGTCATGGGTGTTGATGGCAAACCATCCTTCCCACTCCAGACCGGTCCACTCCCATGTCATATCGAAGGACTCCCTTTTACTCATTCCTTCTTAGTCATACCATCCTGCCCAGTTCCCTTGCTAGGCCGAGATGTCCTTTTCCACTTAGGGGCCTCCCTCCAACTGGTTAGACTTGACCCTAAggtcccctcctcccaactcctgcttcctcttctcggCCTGTCTCTAGAACCCTCCCCCTCCTATCCCCCTCTTCCAATCACACCGAACCCAATCAATCCCCAAGTCTGGGATACTTCTAAGCCCATAATAGCAACACACCATTCCCCCGTCCTCATCCGCCTAAAGGACCCCTCCAAATTTCCATCAAGGCCCCAATTTCCCATCTCTGAGGCTCACCTTAGGGGCCTACAACCTATTATCACCAGACTCCTAAACCAGGGACTCCTTATCCCCACTGACTCTCCCTGCAACACCCCCATCCTGCCTGTCCACAAGGCCTCTGGGGATTATCGCCTGGTCCAGGACCTCCGAATAATCAATGAGGCCATAGTTCCTCTCCACCCAGTAGTACCAAACCCATACACCTTGCTCTCCCATATCCCCCCATCCACAACCCACTTTACGGTTCTGGATCTCAAAGATGCCTTTTTCACTATCCCCCCTACATCCCgactcctatttcctcttcgccTTTACCTGGACGGATCCGGATACTCATACTTCCAGTCAGCTCACCTGGACAGTTCTTCCCCAGGGATTCCGCAACAGTCCTCACCTCTTTGGTCAGGCGCTGGCACGGGACCTCACTTCCTGCTCCCTTACCCCCAGCACACTCCTTCAATATGTAGATGACCTCCTCCTTTGTAGCCCGTCTCTCAGCCTCTCAAGACAACACACTGCAGATCTCCTCAATTACCTTGGCTCTCGCGGTTATCGGGTCTCCCCAGCCAAGGCTCAGTTATCTGTAACTTCTTGTAACCTACCTGGGGCTCCACCTTACCCCTACCACAAAAGGTCTAACAGCCAAATGCACCCGGATTATCCGTGAACTCCAGCCTCCGGAAACAGTGGAACAAATTCTCTCCTTTTGGGGCCTTATAGGATTTTTCCGACACTGGATCCCTAAATTTGCTCTCCTCGCTAAACCCTTATATCTAGCCAATAAAGAAACCCCTCAAGGacccctcacctctccttccGCCGTTCGACAGGCCTTTCTCACCCTCCGTAACGCTCTGATatcttctcctcccctttctctgcccAACCCAAACCGaccttttcacctttttgtgGATGAACGGGCCAGAATAGCCACTGGACTCCTTGCCCAGCCTGTAGGGCCTTCCTACAGCCAAACAGCTAGACCCAACCATTTGGGGATGGCAACCATGCCTTCGGGCCCTAGCAGCAGCAGCCGAACTGACCAAACAAACACTCAAACTGACCCTGGCCCACCCACTAAGCGTGTTTTCCTCCCACCGGCTGGTCGACTTCTTAGGCCACAAGTCTCTCTCTCTCGGGTCCCTCTTGCATCTAGGAATTCCACCTGCTGTTCATCGAAAACAACTGCTATCTCCCTTGACCTTCCcctgccaccccccccccccccccccccgcctaaACCCGGCCTCCCTCTTGCCCATTTCCGACACCGGGacctccccttcccactcctgcccccaaATCGTAGAGGCCCTCAGCCCGCCGAGGGAGGGACTCTTTGATACTCCACTGTTAAACCCGGACCGCACCCTCTTCGTAGATGGCAGCTCAATACTCGGTCCTGACGGACGCCGACGGACAGCCTACGCTGTGGTAACTATCTCAACTATTATCGAGGCTAACAGCCTCCCAGAAGGAACGACCTCCCAAAAGGCTGAACTGATCGCACTTACACGAGCCCTTAACCTATCCAAAGACCAAAGGGTTAACAGCTACACAGACTCTAAATATGCCTTTCTCATTGCACACAGCCACTCAGCACTATGGAGGGAACATGGATTTCTGACCACTAAGGGATCCCCAGTGGTCAACGCTTCCCTCACTGCAAAACTGGAGGCCCTCCAGCTTCCTAAAGAAGTAGCAATTATCCATTGCAGGGGTCATCAACTCCCATCCAACCCAATAGCACAAGGTAACTCGAAGGACGATTCCATGGCCCGAGAGCTTACAAAAGGggatcctccagctccacttctATTTTTCACCAGTCCTACCCAACCCACATATACCCCGCACGAGGAAGCTGCCTTACTCTCAAAAGGGGGACACAAAGACAACAAAGGATGGATTTTTATAGACAACAAAATTGCCCTACCTCTGGCCCAAGCAGCTGGCCTCCTATCAGACATCCATAAATCCTTACACATTGGTCCAGAAGCAATGTCCCGTTTTTTGGACCCCCTCTTTCATCTGCCAGGACTTAGAGAGGCCATCTCAAAGACTCACATGGCCTGCCAAACCTGCGCATCCGTCTCCCCACAAGGAGGCCTACGGCCCTGAATTCCTACACACCAGATGCGTGGACATTAGCCTGGTGAAGACTGGCAGATATGCCCCGCTGCATATGCCCCGCTGCAAACGCTTTACCCATATGCCCCGCTGCAAACGCTTCCGATATCTGCTCACTCTCATTGACACCTTTTCAGGTTGGATCGAGGCCTATCCAACAACTCGAGAAACGGCAGACACGGTCGCCACCATCCTGCTTCAATATATCATCCCCCGATTTGGTCTGCCGGTCTCCATCCAGTCGGATAATGGACCCGCCTTTGTCTCTCAGGTGGTTCAACAGGTATCCGAGGCTCTCCAGATCACCTGGAAACTCCACATCCCCTACCACCCCCAATCATCCGGTAAGGTTGAATCCTCCAATGGGATCTTAAAAGACCACCTCACCAAACTGTCCCTTGAGGTCCATGTCTCATGGCCCGACCTGCTTCCTCTAGCCCTTACCCAAATCCGAGCCTCACCTCGGACTCCTACTGGCCTCAGTCCATTTGAACTACTTTACGGCcgccctttcctccttcacgacCTACCAACCCAGAGTCCACCCCTAGCCTCCTaccttccctgcctctccctgcttCGCCGTCTTCTCCGCGAATATGCTGACCGTCATCTACCGACAGTGGCTGTCTCTGaaacttcctctctccctctacaACCTGGAGATAGTGTCCTCCTCAAGGACTTACACTCCCAATCCCTTAAGCCACGGTGGACAGGCCCTCATACAGTGGTCCTCACCACCCTCACGGCGGCCATACTTCTAGGACACTCCTCCTGGTACCATGTCTCCCGTCTTAAAGTGGCCCCAATCTCAGAAAACTAGTCAACCCAACCGCTGGGTCCCACAAGGTTACGGCTTATCCACCGCCCTGCCTCTCCTCCTGCTACTTCTCCTGCCACCCAGGACTCATCAGACGTCCCTATGGCGCTTCTACATCCACGGGACATGGCAAGCTGATGGTCGAGCCCATGCCCAGGTCCTGGGGACAGGAGACTGCCAACCAGGCGGATGCCAGGCCATGGTGACCGTTAACTTTTCCTTCCCACATTTAATTTGGCAAGGTAATTGGCTAGGCCAGGAATCTCCCGTTGTCTGTTTCACCTACAACCAAACTAAAGACTACTGTCACTGGTGGACAGACACATACGGGGGGTGCCCCTACCGCTCATGTAACATCCACGTGGCAAAATTAGGCACTACAGACTTACTCTGACAATCTTACCTAGTACCAAGGATGGCAGGGGTAGCCTATCCCTTAACATCAAGGATCCCTGGGATACAAGATGGGGACAAGGGGTACAAGGAAAAATTTACCGATGGGCAACTGATACTTATCCTGTAAggtcttttaagatttttcgCTCCTACATTAGCTTGATTCCCAAAGTTACCCAACAGTTGAGCAAACAAGTCACTGCCATCCAGGAAACAGAACAAGCCCTAAGACATCAACTACCCCACCCCGAACACAAAGAGGATCCTTTTTCTTGGTTGACCCTCGTCCGTCAAGCAGTACAGATACTCAACCACACAGGAATAGGTAACATCTCCGACTGCTTTCTATGTGCCTCGCTTGGCCGGCCACCCTTGGCTGCTGTCCCACTCGACCAGCCCTTCAATTCTACTTCCCACACCTCCCAAAACCCACCTTTTTCCCCGTTAAAAGTCCCCATATTCCTTGATTCAAAAAAATCTCACCATCTGTTACGGCAGCCGCCCAAATCTAGCTGATACTGGGCTTCTTTGCAGTTCATCCCTCACGGTAAACACATCAATTGAAGCACCACCAGGCATGTTTTTGTGGTGCAATGGTTCCCTCACAAAAAAGATCAATTCTTCTTCCCCCTTCTCATGTATCCCCGTTACTCTCATCCCACAACTCACACTGTATAGCCAAGCCGAATTTTCCTCGCTAATCACGCCGCCCTTTACCCGACGGAAAAGAGCTATCTTTCTTCCTCTGGTCGCAGGCATCTCTCTCGCCTCCTCCCTGGTCACTGCAGGCCTCGGGGCGGGGGGgtgcgggtggggtggggggggtggggcggggagctCTGACACATAGTGTTTCGACATCCCGCGACTTAGAACATAAACTCCAGCTATCCATTGAAGCCTCCGCCGCCTCCATCTCCTCTCTCCAGCGCCAAATCACCTCCATAGCCCGAGTCGCTCTCCAGAATCGACGAGCCCTGGATCTCCTGACGGCCGACAAAAGAGGTACCTGCCTCTTCCTACAGGAGGAATGCTGCTATTACATCAATGAAACAGGACTCATCGAAGACAACGTAAACGCCCTCCATCGCTTAAGCGAAGAACTCCAACGCAAACACCCAACAGTCCACCTCCCCAATTCCCGATTGGTGGCGATCCACCCTCTATACCTGGCTAACACCAATCTTAGGCCCCTTAATTCTCATCTGTATCTTGTTCATGCTTGCTCCCTGTTTTCTTAGGTTCCTTCGCAGGCACATGGAGGAAGTTTCTCgggtggccacaaaccaaatGCTCCTCGGCCCTTACACCTTGCTTCCTACAGAACCCCCCACTGGTCTCCCTTAAGCCTCGGACCTCTGGTCGCTCAACTCCCCTTTTGACGCCCCCATTCAGTAGGAAGTAGCCAGAGATCAGAACGCCACCCCATTACACCAAAGATGTCGggatgtaaggccaactggcccgaggcaggggaacgcaatcagactcacaggttgcatcagcCCAGAGCTCCCACCCACCCAGTCCCAGGAACTGACCTGGTgactttccacccggcccagccttcccgccttttgaggggcgggactaacggtcccaagaCTGATGCGACCAGCACCAGATATTGCCACGATACCCGAAGAGACCACCGAATAAGGACTACTCTGCGccctcccggattcaccacacccctttcccttcttcccctataaattctgcccaaaccctcgcccgggcgcgacttctctggccccctttctctcggaccagtgaacctcgtcCCGGAGCGtacccaaataaagcttgtttaagctctcctccgtctttggtgccgttccttacagATATTAATATCCCTTTGTTATGGATGAGCAAATTGAGCTGTGAAAACTGAGGTCATTGGCCCCACGTGACAAAGCTGAGATTTGAAGCAGTCAGATTCAAACTAGGGTCTCCCTGAGTCCACAATCCTTTTCTTTCACTAAACCCAGAAAGATCACTGGAGCACCCTGAAACACAAGCAGCTATGGTAAAGAAAACAAGATGACAAAAGGTGGTATTAATCCCACCCCCTCAACTACCCAAATTTTATCAATGCTTCTGAAGCACCAGTTGAGACAGATGAGGTAGGAATAAGGATTGCGTCCAGTGCTAACTTTAGTTAGGGAATCTGTGTGAAGGCGTTTCTTGGAGAGTCTGATCCAAAGAGTCCTTTATCCAAAATGTCAGAGCAAAGAAGTAGAAGTATAAGCCACCTATGCGTGGAGGCTGCCTGTTAACTCTGCCACTTGGCCAAGTGATTTAACTCCCATCTCCAAGCCCCTGcctcctgtaaaatgggtataattacaacattgttttggaagatTCCATGTGATAAAGCTTGCAGTGTGCTTAGAACACTATCGAACACTTAAGCGCTCAATATAATTGTCATCATGAATATGATGGAggtcttcttaaaaaataattcagtatgACTTACTTGGAAATGTATCAAAAAATAAGGAGTGATGGATACAGGCGTAGTGTGATAAGGTatagtaaaattttaatgaaagataaaagttaaaatgttcactgcaaaattctttccactttttgtatgtttgaaaatgtccATAATCCAACGTTGGAAAAATAATGCATTGTGATCTGGTCTGGGAGGAGGAAGGGCTaagttttgtctttgtttttttaatagaaaaggtacaaaaatgaaaacaaaatgggcGAAATCTTCCTCAACTCTCTCCCGCCTTCGGGCTGTGGGCCGTTAGTAAAACTGCTTGAATGAAATCATCGAGGACCGCTTGCGAAATACCAAATCCTCGAGAGCGAGGCCCAAGGCTGCCAAAACCTCGCGAGGGACAGGGACGCGATCCAAGCTCCGCATCCCACTTCGGTGCCGAGGAGGTAGGGTTGGAGCGAGCACTAACGGAAACGCGGCCTGGCCGTTACCAGGGGGTTCCCGGCCAGCGGCCGCTGACCGCCGAGCGCCGCAAGTAAATACCTTAGCGGGGCGGGGGAGAGAAGCGtcgaatttcaaaaaaaaaaaaaagcccaaacccCCACAGgcccgggcgggcgggcgggcgggcgcgcgCCATGGGCGCCCTTTGGCTGCGGGAGTGAGTGGAGGATGCTGGGAAGGAGGTAAAATGGCCACCGGCGGCGGcgcggaggaggagaggaagcggGGGCGGACGCAGCTCCTGTCCCTTGCGCGCCCGGCGGCCCGGGCCGAGGAGGCCGAGGGCGGCCGCGAGAAGATGGGCTGGGCCCAGGTGGTGAAGAACCTGGCCGAGAAGAAGGGCGAGTTCCGCGAGTCGCGGCCTCCGCggcgggaggaggaggagggcggtAACGGCGCGCGCGGCGGGCTCAGCGTCCCCGCGGGCCTGGCGGCGCCGGGCCTCGGTGACTTTCCCCCGGCCGGCCGCGGGGACCCGAAGGGCCGCCGGAGAGACACGGCCGGCGAGGCGACGGACGCCCGCAAGAAGAAGGGCGCAGCCGAGGCGGGCAGGAGGAAGAAGGCCGAAGTGGCGGCCATGGCGGCCCCGGCCAAGCCCGACGCGGCCGAAGACGCGGCCGAGCGGCCCCCACAGGACGAGCAGGCGACGCCGGCTGGCCCCGCGGCGGGCCCGGGCAAGGGCCGCTTCCTCGTGCGCATCTGTTTCCAGGGAGACGAGGGCGCCTGCCCAACCCGGGACTTCGTGGTGGGCGCGCTCATCCTGCGCTCCATCGGCATGGACCCGAGCGACATCTACGCGGTCATTCAGATCCCTGGCAGCCGGGAGTTCGACGTGAGCTTCCGCTCGGCGGAGAAGCTGGCCCTATTCTTACGCGTCTACGAGGAGAAGCGCGAGCAGGAGGACTGCTGGGAGAACTTTGTGGTGCTGGGGCGGAGCAAGTCCAGCTTGAAGACGCTCTTCATCCTCTTCCGGAACGAGACGGTGGACGTGGAGGACATCGTGACCTGGCTTAAGCGCCACTGCGATGTGTTGGCCGTGCCGGTGAAAGTGACCGACAGGTTTGGGATCTGGACCGGGGAGTACAAGTGCGAGATCGAGCTGCGCCAGGGGGAGGGCGGGGTCAGGCATCTGCCGGGGGCCTTCTTCCTGGGGGCCGAGAGGGGCTACAGCTGGTACAAGGGGCAGCCCAAGACGTGCTTTAAATGTGGTTCCCGGACCCACATGAGTGGCAGCTGCACACAGGACAGGTGCTTCAGGTGCGGGGAGGAGGGGCACCTGAGCCCTTACTGCCGGAAGGGCATCGTGTGTAACCTCTGTGGCAAACGAGGACACGCCTTTGCCCAGTGTCCCAAAGCGGTTCACAATTCTGTGGCAGCTCAACTAACCGGCGTGGCCGGGCACTGAACACCCGCCTGCCTGCCAGGGTGAACACAGAGCCAGCTTACCCCTCTTAAGtgccaaaacttttttttaaaccattttttatcGTTTTTGAAGGAGATCTTCTTAAAACTACAAGAGACATCTCACTTTGCCTTCCTAAACTGAGTTTACTCCATTTCAGCCTTTCCTGAATTTGGTGACTCTGTCATCAGTAACGACTACCGACCGAGAACTGTAGTGTGCAGATATGTCTCCCCTCccttgtttaaaatttattttcatttttgtatttggaGATATTTTTTCTGGTACTTTTTACTCCCCACCCCTTGTCTTCTCCCCGGATTTTCATTCTTCCGGCTGCCTTGCTCATCTTTGTGCCCCAGTGCTAGGTAGGGGCCTAGCACATGGTCGGCACTCcatcaatgtttgttgaattgagaACATTGTTGACCCTGGCTTCTGTCAGGGTGTCTATCTTTTGCAGCTCATCCCGTCCCCTTTTAATTTGCTGCTTCTAATCTATGTGGTCTGAGAATTTGTGAAACCAGTGTTGTTAGAAGTGTATGTAACCTGAGTCAATAGGCTCTGAATGGTGGCCAAGGGCCTCTCTTATGGCATTAAAATGCATGGACTTTGTGACAGCGCTTTCAGTGGCTCAGAAACCATTCTTCACAGAATCATGGAATCTAGAATTTTCCTGCTGGAAAAGACCTAAAAATTGGTCTAGACCAATCCACTGGTTTTCCAACAGATGAAACAagaccagagaggttaaatgactggATCAAAATCACATAGCTGTCTGGTGCCAGAGCTAGCctagagtagagttccctgaccCCAAGCCCGGTGCTCATTCCACTACCTCTCACACCTCACAACATTTTCCTCAACACTTGAGGGCCCAGAAAGTCTGCTCTTTCCAGAATAATAAGCCCAGGGGAATGCTAAGAAATCATCTGGGGAAGGAAGTAGAAGATTTGGCAGGAGCTTCAGAATACTTGGGAGATACGGAAGGGACAAAGGAACATAATCCAGGGTGTACTCATTGCCCCCTGGGGTACCATATCTGGATTAAAGTGGCCCTGCTCCTTTGtggccttccccttccccgttCATTGCCATCAGTGAGAAATAGAGGTGCTCCTGAGTAAAGGTTTGCATTTGCATCTTAGCCTCAATAGCTAGCGTCCCCAGAGAAGCAGCCGACTGGAGCTCATCTGCAACCTCCGGACTctcaggagaaaaacagaattccAATGAGCTGTTAACTCTAAAATGTACTTGGGAAATAGGCCAAGCTGGAGGGCATTGGGTCTACTAAGTGTTATCAATTTAAAGTAGAAAAGACAGTTCACtgcttttcttttagtttttgtctttcctttatgTTTTGCTATTTTCTTGTGGCTTAGAATGTAAAATCGATTGTTTAAAGTTTtgttctgaataaatatttatcttttgtatTGCTAACACTGCTGCACTCTTTCCTTTCAAAATGTTAGATGCATAGGTTCACAGACCGTAGTTCAACCCAGGCTTCCCACACACCATTTGTTTACTCTGCATATACATTTCCAGCCCGCAGGCAACACTTAACACCTACTATGTTTTCCCAGGCCCTTGGGAATTGTTACCTAAACCTTTGCATCAAAATCACTTAGCATACTGTTAAAACTAAAGTGTTAAGTCCTAACTCAGTTCCCAGCAATCGGAATCACTGGAGTGAGTGAACTA
The sequence above is a segment of the Orcinus orca chromosome 16, mOrcOrc1.1, whole genome shotgun sequence genome. Coding sequences within it:
- the ZCCHC3 gene encoding zinc finger CCHC domain-containing protein 3, producing the protein MATGGGAEEERKRGRTQLLSLARPAARAEEAEGGREKMGWAQVVKNLAEKKGEFRESRPPRREEEEGGNGARGGLSVPAGLAAPGLGDFPPAGRGDPKGRRRDTAGEATDARKKKGAAEAGRRKKAEVAAMAAPAKPDAAEDAAERPPQDEQATPAGPAAGPGKGRFLVRICFQGDEGACPTRDFVVGALILRSIGMDPSDIYAVIQIPGSREFDVSFRSAEKLALFLRVYEEKREQEDCWENFVVLGRSKSSLKTLFILFRNETVDVEDIVTWLKRHCDVLAVPVKVTDRFGIWTGEYKCEIELRQGEGGVRHLPGAFFLGAERGYSWYKGQPKTCFKCGSRTHMSGSCTQDRCFRCGEEGHLSPYCRKGIVCNLCGKRGHAFAQCPKAVHNSVAAQLTGVAGH